The following coding sequences lie in one Spirosoma sp. KUDC1026 genomic window:
- a CDS encoding beta-N-acetylhexosaminidase, which yields MKKLIFGCLLLLAQLAHAQTATYAILPKPAKLVEQKGTFKLASNVTLVLDKDNADLRRVATQLADRIAAATGTRPQIKTGKASGQSIYFTSAKSEKLGAEGYGLKVTPKQITITSAQPKGAFYAVQSLLQLMPAEIFSPTTVTGVDWSVPCCTVEDQPRYAYRGLHLDVGRHFFPVSFIKKYIDLIALHKQNTFHWHLTEDQGWRIEIKKYPLLTQIGSKRKETMAGRYKDNKYDGKPYGGFYTQDEVREVVKYAQDHFVTVIPEIEMPGHSMAILAGYPQFGSNPDKIVPVATKWGVFEDVLFPREETFTFLQDVLTEVMELFPSQYIHIGGDECPKVQWKESRFCQDLMKKNGLKDEHELQSYFIQRIDKFITGKGRKMIGWDEILEGGLSPNATVMSWRGTEGGIAAARQKHDAIMTPGNFCYLDHYQTDPKGQPIAIGGLTPVEESYSYEPTPDSLSAEEAKHIIGVQGNVWTEYMRTPEYVEYMVWPRAIALAEVGWTAKDRKNVDDFMKRLDVHKKRLDLLNVNYFGAPINGNFQYQMPQDATASK from the coding sequence ATGAAAAAACTAATTTTCGGCTGTCTGTTGCTGCTGGCTCAACTAGCGCATGCCCAGACGGCGACTTACGCAATTCTGCCTAAACCCGCCAAACTAGTCGAACAAAAAGGCACCTTTAAACTCGCCAGTAACGTAACTCTGGTGCTCGACAAAGACAATGCAGACCTGCGCCGGGTAGCGACGCAACTCGCTGATCGGATCGCGGCCGCTACGGGTACGCGCCCACAAATCAAGACGGGGAAAGCGTCGGGTCAGTCCATTTATTTCACCTCGGCGAAAAGCGAAAAGCTGGGGGCTGAAGGCTATGGTCTGAAAGTAACGCCCAAGCAGATAACGATCACATCTGCCCAACCCAAGGGAGCTTTCTACGCGGTGCAGTCGCTGCTGCAACTAATGCCGGCCGAAATCTTCAGTCCAACGACGGTTACGGGCGTAGACTGGTCGGTGCCCTGCTGCACGGTAGAAGACCAGCCGCGTTACGCCTACCGGGGACTGCACCTGGACGTGGGTCGGCACTTTTTCCCCGTTAGCTTTATCAAGAAATACATCGACCTGATTGCCCTGCACAAGCAGAACACCTTTCATTGGCACCTGACCGAAGACCAGGGCTGGCGGATTGAGATCAAGAAATACCCGCTGCTGACTCAGATTGGTTCCAAGCGGAAAGAAACGATGGCCGGTCGGTATAAGGACAACAAGTACGACGGCAAACCCTACGGCGGTTTCTACACCCAGGACGAAGTTCGCGAAGTGGTCAAATACGCTCAGGATCACTTTGTGACGGTTATCCCTGAAATTGAAATGCCCGGGCACTCGATGGCGATCCTGGCCGGTTACCCACAGTTTGGCAGTAATCCCGACAAGATTGTTCCGGTGGCGACGAAATGGGGCGTGTTTGAGGACGTTCTGTTTCCCCGCGAAGAAACATTCACGTTTCTGCAGGACGTACTAACGGAAGTAATGGAGCTGTTCCCCAGCCAGTACATTCACATCGGTGGGGACGAATGCCCTAAAGTGCAGTGGAAAGAAAGCCGTTTCTGCCAAGATCTGATGAAGAAGAATGGCCTGAAAGACGAGCACGAGCTGCAGAGCTATTTCATCCAGCGCATCGACAAGTTCATTACGGGTAAAGGACGTAAGATGATCGGCTGGGACGAGATTCTGGAAGGCGGTCTGTCACCGAACGCAACCGTGATGAGCTGGCGCGGTACCGAGGGAGGGATTGCGGCTGCCCGTCAGAAACACGACGCGATTATGACACCGGGTAACTTCTGCTACCTGGATCATTATCAGACCGATCCTAAAGGACAGCCTATTGCTATTGGTGGACTAACGCCAGTTGAAGAATCGTACTCCTACGAGCCAACGCCTGACAGCCTGAGTGCCGAAGAAGCCAAGCACATCATTGGTGTACAGGGCAACGTCTGGACCGAATACATGCGGACGCCGGAATACGTCGAATACATGGTCTGGCCCCGGGCCATCGCACTGGCCGAAGTAGGCTGGACGGCGAAAGACCGCAAGAACGTCGACGATTTCATGAAGCGGCTTGATGTGCACAAAAAGCGGCTCGATCTGCTGAACGTCAATTATTTCGGGGCGCCTATCAACGGGAATTTCCAGTACCAGATGCCGCAGGATGCTACGGCGTCGAAATAA
- a CDS encoding FG-GAP repeat domain-containing protein has translation MKAKGGKQLILLAFVLVGFLSFNSASVEDGQQLANQYCGSCHLTPNPKSLTKYIWQLNVLPIMGRYLGVAYMGYDPYSNLNPQEAALLKEQHLYPDEPVIDEKAWQKLVSYYLDNAPASLPLDSARQERDRSLDQFTVSFVPLGKKIGSSVTAIAYDTAQQQLWVAEPDKLYRWNSKKGLTHNYDLVGTVVDIKFEKNRSLLTDVGTLLPSDLSTGTLFSLANDDLVPMKTQIHRPVYSMITDLNDDGQTEILCANYGHRSGSLSLYTKQKSTDSTYTETILFNSPGAVKFYVKDMNGDNRKDIVALFAQNQESIYIFYQTDNLKFSSKKVLQFEPQYGTSDFILLDYNHDGINDIAVVHGDNADYSYCLKPYHGLHLFLGDKNQAYTDAFFYPIYGATRLQADDFDQDGDIDFAISSFFPELTTLSAESFMYLENRNEKKFRFVAHVARTMVPIKSLTLEKADVDNDGDMDLILGQFAYSPVPVPPALQQAWNSVDYKLVILLNQHTD, from the coding sequence ATGAAAGCGAAAGGGGGGAAGCAACTGATTTTACTGGCGTTTGTGCTGGTTGGGTTTTTATCGTTCAACAGTGCTTCTGTTGAGGACGGCCAACAACTTGCCAACCAGTATTGCGGCTCCTGCCATCTGACCCCTAACCCCAAAAGCCTGACGAAATACATCTGGCAACTGAACGTACTGCCCATTATGGGACGCTACCTGGGCGTTGCCTACATGGGATACGATCCGTACAGCAACCTGAATCCGCAGGAGGCCGCTTTGCTCAAAGAGCAGCATCTGTATCCCGACGAGCCGGTGATTGATGAGAAAGCCTGGCAAAAGCTGGTCAGTTATTACCTGGATAACGCCCCCGCTAGTCTCCCCCTGGATTCAGCCCGGCAGGAGCGGGACCGGTCGCTCGACCAATTTACTGTCAGCTTTGTCCCACTGGGAAAGAAAATCGGTTCGTCGGTTACGGCTATTGCGTATGACACTGCTCAGCAGCAGCTTTGGGTGGCCGAACCGGACAAACTCTACCGCTGGAACTCGAAAAAAGGGCTGACCCACAACTATGATCTGGTCGGTACGGTTGTCGACATCAAGTTCGAGAAAAACCGGTCGTTGCTGACCGATGTCGGTACGTTATTGCCCTCCGATCTCTCAACGGGAACGTTGTTTTCGCTGGCAAACGATGACCTGGTACCTATGAAAACCCAGATTCACCGGCCGGTCTATTCGATGATCACCGACCTGAACGATGATGGGCAGACGGAGATACTTTGCGCAAATTATGGACATCGATCAGGCTCGCTATCGCTTTACACTAAGCAAAAAAGTACCGATTCGACTTATACCGAAACGATTCTGTTCAACTCCCCGGGAGCGGTGAAGTTCTACGTAAAGGATATGAATGGCGACAACCGTAAGGATATTGTTGCCCTGTTTGCCCAGAATCAGGAGTCGATCTACATCTTCTACCAGACTGATAATCTCAAATTTTCTTCGAAGAAAGTCCTTCAGTTTGAACCTCAATACGGCACCAGCGATTTTATTCTGCTGGATTACAACCACGACGGCATTAATGATATTGCCGTCGTTCACGGCGATAATGCCGATTATTCCTACTGTCTGAAACCCTACCACGGCCTGCATCTGTTTCTGGGCGACAAAAATCAGGCGTACACAGATGCCTTCTTCTATCCCATCTATGGGGCTACCCGGCTCCAGGCTGATGACTTTGACCAGGACGGCGACATTGACTTTGCTATCTCGTCGTTCTTTCCGGAACTGACTACGTTATCCGCCGAGAGTTTTATGTACCTGGAAAACCGAAACGAGAAGAAATTTCGATTCGTAGCGCACGTGGCCCGGACGATGGTACCTATTAAATCGCTGACGCTCGAAAAGGCCGACGTTGATAACGACGGCGACATGGATCTGATTCTCGGTCAATTTGCTTATTCACCCGTTCCTGTTCCCCCGGCTCTCCAGCAGGCCTGGAATAGCGTCGACTACAAACTCGTGATTCTGCTGAATCAGCACACTGATTAA
- a CDS encoding alpha/beta hydrolase-fold protein, whose amino-acid sequence MKKQGIWLMALLCWTLQVRAQQRHPFTQGLVAGPCHQYGREALYTDQLAYQMIQKGLPKPVSGQPVGKDELSKVNWTPVTANGNGQFREGMLANGYLYLTYQSPSEQVALLHATGHSMAYVNGVPHFGDPYASGWQYVPVRLRKGENELYVRTAASVRYQGIKAELIFPDKPVALNVEDPTLPSIVPGQTIEPTWGAVVVINASAKPLTNVQIRSQLAGKTLVTDVPAIPALTTRKVGFRLDPSAVQLAEKVSVQLQLMQAGKLLDASEVSLSVGKPEQQYSQTFVSNIDGSVQYFSVAPQRNVDGKAPALFLSVHGAGVEAINQARAYKPKDWGVVVTPTNRRPRGFNWEDWGRLDALEVFGLAKKQFAPDPDRIYLTGHSMGGHGTWYLGATFPGNWAAIAPCAGYPSLAAYGSHDGKIPETGGTDMERLLLRASNPSNVLALASNYKPLGVYILHGDADRTVSVEYARQMRQLLGTFHPDFTHYEYPGGSHWYGDHSVDWQPIFDYFRWHKIPRDSAVSTIDFKTANPAISASMRWATIEQQQHPLQFSRVQLTRSKAGRTITGRTENVGNLALELSDFAPGETISITLDSLNAVRYAVKAPSEVVYLKRGAQWEIGAKPAPAQKGKHRNGTFKEPFNNRMVFVYATSGTADENSWAENKARYDAETWYYRGNGAVDIVSDKAFDPKKYADRGVVLYGNATTNRAWNSLLATCPIQVRRGEVVVGNERHSGNDLGAYFVWPRPDSQTASVAVITGTGVSGMKAADANQYFAGGSGFPDFMLFRTDMLTKGITGVLTAGFFDNNWSLSNQESVRNVLE is encoded by the coding sequence ATGAAAAAACAAGGCATATGGCTGATGGCGCTGCTGTGCTGGACATTACAGGTCCGGGCGCAGCAGCGCCATCCGTTTACGCAGGGGCTGGTAGCCGGTCCCTGCCATCAGTACGGGCGCGAAGCGCTGTACACCGACCAACTGGCCTATCAGATGATCCAGAAGGGGTTGCCCAAACCTGTATCCGGTCAGCCCGTTGGCAAAGATGAACTGAGTAAGGTGAACTGGACGCCGGTTACCGCAAACGGAAATGGCCAGTTTAGAGAGGGGATGCTGGCGAACGGCTACCTATATCTGACGTATCAGTCTCCCAGCGAGCAGGTTGCTCTGCTCCACGCAACGGGTCACTCGATGGCCTACGTCAACGGCGTGCCGCACTTCGGCGACCCCTATGCGAGTGGCTGGCAGTACGTTCCAGTCCGGCTGCGGAAGGGTGAAAATGAACTGTATGTACGCACGGCGGCCTCGGTACGGTACCAGGGGATCAAGGCCGAATTAATTTTTCCGGATAAGCCCGTTGCGCTCAATGTCGAAGACCCAACGCTGCCCAGCATCGTGCCGGGGCAGACGATTGAGCCCACCTGGGGTGCGGTAGTTGTTATCAATGCGTCGGCTAAACCGCTGACGAATGTCCAGATACGCAGCCAACTGGCGGGTAAAACACTGGTGACTGATGTACCGGCGATCCCCGCTCTGACAACGCGTAAAGTTGGTTTTCGGCTGGATCCATCGGCGGTTCAGCTGGCGGAGAAAGTTTCAGTGCAGTTGCAACTGATGCAGGCAGGAAAACTACTAGATGCCAGTGAAGTAAGCCTGTCCGTTGGAAAACCCGAGCAGCAGTACAGCCAGACGTTCGTCAGCAACATTGATGGCAGTGTGCAGTATTTCTCGGTAGCGCCCCAACGTAACGTAGATGGCAAAGCGCCCGCTCTCTTTCTGTCGGTACACGGCGCCGGTGTTGAAGCCATCAACCAGGCACGGGCCTACAAACCCAAAGACTGGGGTGTTGTGGTGACGCCCACCAACCGGCGGCCACGCGGCTTTAACTGGGAGGACTGGGGACGGCTGGACGCGCTGGAAGTATTTGGTCTGGCGAAAAAGCAGTTTGCCCCCGATCCCGATCGAATTTACCTGACGGGGCACTCAATGGGAGGCCATGGTACCTGGTACCTGGGCGCTACGTTCCCCGGCAATTGGGCGGCCATTGCACCCTGCGCGGGTTACCCAAGTCTGGCGGCCTATGGCTCCCACGACGGTAAGATTCCGGAAACGGGCGGCACCGACATGGAGCGTCTGCTGCTTCGGGCCAGCAACCCAAGTAACGTACTGGCGCTGGCGTCCAACTACAAACCGCTGGGCGTATATATCCTGCACGGCGACGCCGATCGTACCGTTTCTGTCGAGTACGCCCGGCAGATGCGGCAGTTGCTCGGTACGTTCCATCCCGACTTTACGCATTACGAATACCCCGGTGGCTCGCACTGGTACGGCGATCATAGTGTAGACTGGCAACCCATCTTCGATTATTTCCGGTGGCACAAAATCCCACGGGATAGCGCCGTCAGTACCATCGATTTCAAAACGGCAAATCCTGCGATCTCGGCTTCGATGCGCTGGGCAACAATCGAGCAGCAACAGCATCCGTTGCAATTCAGCCGGGTGCAGCTGACGCGCAGCAAAGCCGGCCGAACCATTACGGGACGTACCGAAAACGTTGGCAATCTGGCGCTTGAACTCAGCGATTTCGCGCCGGGCGAAACTATTTCCATTACGCTCGACAGCCTGAACGCCGTTCGGTACGCGGTGAAAGCCCCTAGCGAAGTCGTTTATCTGAAACGGGGCGCTCAATGGGAGATCGGCGCGAAACCGGCCCCGGCTCAAAAAGGTAAACATCGAAACGGTACGTTCAAAGAACCCTTCAACAACCGGATGGTGTTCGTGTACGCTACGTCCGGCACGGCGGACGAAAACAGCTGGGCCGAGAACAAAGCCCGCTATGATGCCGAAACCTGGTACTATCGGGGCAATGGCGCCGTTGATATTGTTAGCGACAAAGCGTTTGATCCAAAGAAATATGCTGATCGGGGCGTTGTTCTTTACGGAAATGCGACAACGAACAGGGCGTGGAACTCTCTGCTGGCAACCTGCCCAATTCAGGTCCGGCGGGGTGAGGTCGTTGTTGGCAACGAGCGCCATTCGGGCAATGATCTGGGGGCGTATTTTGTCTGGCCCCGCCCGGACAGCCAGACGGCTTCGGTGGCGGTGATCACGGGAACGGGGGTATCGGGTATGAAAGCAGCCGATGCCAACCAATATTTTGCGGGCGGCAGCGGTTTCCCGGATTTCATGCTTTTCCGGACGGACATGCTGACCAAAGGAATAACCGGTGTCCTGACTGCGGGCTTTTTCGACAATAACTGGTCGCTGTCAAACCAGGAGTCGGTTAGGAACGTATTAGAATAA
- a CDS encoding SusC/RagA family TonB-linked outer membrane protein — MRQCRNKFTLFIAFFCLSCCVAMAQQVTIQGKVSENANAPIPGANVLIKGTTRGTVTDADGQYSISAEKGSVLVIQSLGFTSKEVTVGDQTTINVTLAVSDKTLDEVVVTALGIAKDKKALGYAVSEVKGNDLIKAREINLGNALSGRVAGLNATSTATGPGGSSRVIIRGNGSLSGNNQPLYVVNGVPIDNTNVNSAGMWGGTDSGDGLNSINPDDIETMSVLKGGTAAALYGSRASNGVILITTKSGKGQKGIGVEYNGTYTMDQPYSLNDWQYEYGQGTQGAKPTTQAEAIQTGAQSWGAKIDGTNVIQFDGVSRPYAAQRNNVKNFYNVGSTFTNTVAVSGGNEAAAFRFSASDLNSKSVVPNSGFNRKSFNLSANANLSKKVVFEGVAQYNVETGTNRTFLSDTPKNPNYGAQLIANTVDIRTLDPGYDSRGYEVLWNSNQYSTNPYFAVNKVQNSDVRNRFIGQFSLRYNITDYLYLRGRVGTDYNYTKFVNIEPTGLAYATRGSMSRSNTQIGETNSELLLGFNKDFGPISVNALVGGNKMNRATENMGYNGQYFVVPFNYYLDNTVTKTPSYGYNALGINSVFGSADIGYKNVLFLTLTGRQDWFSTLAKANNSLFYPSAGLSFVFSDVMDSRPNWLNYGKVRASVAQVGGGYPNPYALNLTYNLQTNNYIGDIALMSVNGGTIPNSQLQPNTSTTTEVGFETKLFNNKLGVDLTLYNRTTTNDAVTASTSSASSYGSVLLNVGKVVNKGIELLLTGTPIKKANGFTWDVSYNMAYNDNKVVKITDDLTTFQVDQSRTQSAYIYHFTGQPYGMITGYRALRDANGNVVYNSATGLPIQSALQPLGRGVPPLTMGLTNTFNYKNFSFSFLVDGKFGSKLYSATNYYATANGLTKLTLDGRENGVTVTGVTQNGDAFTRTLTAQNYYGSSGYRNITENFVYDGSFVKLRQFTLGYNLPRSILGKTPIQAASLSLVARNLLILYKNVPNVDPESNFNSGNAQGLEMFGVPPARSYGLNLNIRF; from the coding sequence ATGAGACAATGTAGAAACAAGTTTACCTTGTTTATTGCCTTCTTCTGTTTGAGTTGCTGCGTTGCGATGGCACAGCAGGTAACCATCCAGGGTAAGGTTTCTGAAAATGCCAATGCGCCAATCCCAGGCGCCAACGTGCTGATCAAAGGTACCACCCGGGGTACGGTGACGGATGCCGATGGTCAGTACTCAATTAGTGCCGAAAAAGGCAGCGTACTGGTTATCCAGTCGCTGGGCTTCACGTCCAAAGAAGTTACCGTCGGCGATCAAACCACCATCAACGTAACGTTGGCTGTCAGCGACAAAACGCTAGACGAAGTTGTCGTAACGGCGCTTGGTATCGCCAAAGACAAAAAAGCGCTGGGCTATGCCGTGTCGGAAGTAAAAGGGAATGACCTGATCAAAGCCCGGGAAATTAACCTGGGTAACGCCCTGTCGGGTCGGGTTGCCGGGCTGAATGCAACCAGCACCGCAACGGGTCCTGGCGGTTCGAGCCGGGTGATTATCCGTGGTAACGGTTCGCTGAGCGGTAACAACCAGCCCCTGTACGTTGTAAACGGTGTCCCCATTGACAATACCAACGTGAACTCGGCTGGTATGTGGGGTGGTACCGATTCGGGCGATGGTCTGAACAGTATCAACCCCGACGATATCGAAACGATGTCGGTACTGAAGGGTGGTACAGCGGCCGCTCTGTACGGTTCGCGCGCATCGAACGGTGTTATTCTGATCACGACCAAATCGGGTAAAGGTCAGAAAGGTATTGGCGTTGAATACAACGGTACCTACACCATGGATCAGCCTTACTCACTGAACGACTGGCAGTATGAATACGGTCAGGGTACGCAGGGGGCGAAACCAACCACGCAGGCTGAAGCAATCCAGACGGGTGCGCAGTCGTGGGGTGCTAAAATTGACGGTACGAACGTAATCCAGTTCGACGGGGTGTCGCGTCCATACGCAGCACAGCGTAACAACGTAAAAAACTTCTATAACGTAGGTAGCACGTTCACCAACACGGTCGCTGTATCGGGTGGTAACGAAGCGGCCGCGTTCCGTTTTTCGGCGTCGGATCTGAACTCGAAAAGCGTTGTGCCAAACTCGGGTTTCAACCGGAAATCGTTTAACCTGAGCGCTAACGCGAACCTGTCGAAGAAAGTTGTTTTCGAAGGCGTTGCTCAGTACAACGTTGAAACCGGTACGAACCGGACCTTCCTGTCGGATACCCCGAAAAACCCGAACTACGGTGCTCAGTTGATCGCGAACACGGTCGATATCCGGACGCTGGACCCAGGCTACGACAGCCGTGGATACGAAGTGTTATGGAATAGCAACCAGTATTCGACCAATCCATATTTTGCGGTGAACAAAGTGCAGAACAGCGACGTACGGAACCGGTTTATCGGTCAGTTCTCGCTGCGGTATAACATTACTGACTATCTGTACCTGCGCGGTCGGGTTGGCACGGATTACAACTACACGAAATTCGTAAACATCGAACCAACGGGTCTGGCCTACGCTACACGTGGTTCTATGAGCCGGTCGAACACGCAAATCGGTGAAACCAACTCTGAACTGCTGCTTGGCTTCAACAAAGATTTTGGTCCAATTTCGGTGAACGCCCTGGTCGGTGGAAACAAAATGAACCGGGCAACGGAAAACATGGGTTATAACGGCCAGTACTTCGTTGTTCCATTCAACTACTACCTGGACAACACGGTAACGAAAACCCCAAGTTACGGGTACAATGCACTGGGTATTAACTCCGTATTTGGTTCGGCTGATATTGGTTACAAAAACGTCTTGTTCCTGACCCTGACGGGTCGCCAGGATTGGTTCTCGACGCTGGCTAAAGCTAACAACAGCCTGTTCTACCCATCGGCCGGTTTGAGCTTTGTGTTCTCGGACGTAATGGACAGCCGTCCTAACTGGCTGAACTATGGTAAAGTACGGGCATCGGTTGCTCAAGTGGGTGGTGGTTATCCAAACCCATACGCGCTGAACCTGACTTACAACCTACAGACCAACAACTACATTGGTGATATCGCGCTGATGTCGGTTAACGGTGGTACAATTCCGAACTCGCAGCTGCAGCCGAACACGTCGACTACGACGGAAGTTGGTTTCGAAACGAAACTGTTCAACAACAAACTGGGTGTTGACCTGACGTTGTACAACCGGACAACCACGAACGATGCGGTTACGGCGTCGACCTCGTCAGCAAGTAGCTACGGTAGCGTACTACTGAACGTTGGTAAAGTCGTAAACAAAGGTATCGAGCTGTTACTGACAGGTACGCCCATTAAAAAGGCGAACGGCTTCACGTGGGACGTATCGTACAATATGGCCTACAACGACAACAAAGTCGTTAAAATTACGGACGACCTAACGACCTTCCAGGTCGATCAGTCGCGGACTCAGAGCGCCTACATTTACCATTTCACAGGCCAGCCTTATGGTATGATCACGGGTTATCGTGCGCTGCGTGATGCCAACGGTAATGTTGTGTACAACTCGGCAACGGGTCTGCCCATTCAAAGCGCGCTGCAACCACTGGGCCGTGGCGTTCCTCCGTTAACTATGGGTCTGACGAACACATTTAATTACAAGAATTTTTCGTTTAGTTTCTTAGTAGACGGCAAATTCGGTTCGAAACTGTACAGCGCTACCAACTACTACGCAACGGCTAACGGTCTGACGAAACTGACGCTGGACGGACGTGAAAATGGCGTAACGGTTACGGGGGTTACGCAAAACGGCGACGCCTTTACCCGCACACTGACGGCGCAGAACTACTACGGGTCGAGCGGTTACCGGAACATCACCGAAAACTTTGTGTATGATGGCAGCTTCGTGAAACTGCGTCAGTTCACCTTGGGTTACAACCTGCCACGGTCAATTCTGGGTAAAACGCCAATTCAGGCGGCTAGCCTATCGCTTGTGGCGCGTAACCTGCTGATTCTGTACAAAAATGTACCAAACGTTGATCCAGAATCAAACTTCAACAGCGGTAATGCACAGGGTTTAGAAATGTTTGGTGTACCACCAGCTCGTAGCTACGGTCTGAACCTGAATATTCGTTTCTAA
- a CDS encoding SusD/RagB family nutrient-binding outer membrane lipoprotein — protein MLRYFKKNRLSALATVLTAGLMLSSCDKGFEELNTNPNALTSPVIPNLLSYSIVKTAGTGFENHRGNLIYAGAIVQHFASLQTYWSGDKYLYSSEYSGAYFETAYGEHVKNVEQIIALTKDDATQSNLYNVARIWRVFVYHRITDLYGDIPYSEAGKGYLNNIYTPKYDKQQDIYADMLNELDLAAAALDANKTGYGAADVIYAGDLTKWKKFAYSMMLRLGMRLTKVDAAKAETYVKKAIASGVMTSNADIAKVVHAEGNDNTRNLDGNTLRTQEYDAANLRGRANSKLSRTFVNFLKNNNDPRLPFIATLWQGNANPAQEATATDPAKQKGLPNGYDAQTIRQAIPGWGTTDSLSLYSEANLNKIASNAAPTVFQSYAEVEYLLAEAALRGWGDGQAASHYNKGVTAAMNMMSLYGGTVTPAAITAYLTAHPYVATGTQAQQMEQIGTQYWAVNFLNSYEAYANWRRTGYPTLTPTNYVGNETNGVIPRRLRYPSTEGSKNAAQYNAAIAVQGPDLFTTRIWWDKQ, from the coding sequence ATGTTACGTTACTTTAAGAAAAATAGACTTTCAGCACTGGCAACCGTCCTGACGGCCGGGCTGATGCTGTCGTCCTGCGATAAGGGGTTTGAAGAACTCAACACGAACCCTAATGCGCTTACCTCACCCGTTATTCCAAACCTGCTGTCGTACAGCATCGTGAAAACGGCGGGTACGGGTTTTGAAAACCACCGGGGTAACCTAATCTACGCCGGCGCTATTGTGCAGCACTTTGCGTCGCTGCAGACTTACTGGTCAGGTGATAAGTATCTGTACAGTTCAGAATATTCTGGCGCTTACTTCGAAACGGCGTACGGCGAACACGTGAAGAACGTAGAGCAGATCATTGCGCTGACGAAAGACGACGCTACGCAGTCGAACCTGTATAACGTGGCTCGTATCTGGCGCGTGTTTGTATACCACCGGATTACAGATCTGTATGGTGATATTCCTTACTCGGAAGCGGGTAAAGGCTACCTGAACAATATCTATACGCCGAAATACGACAAGCAGCAGGATATCTACGCTGATATGCTGAACGAGCTGGATCTGGCGGCTGCTGCCCTGGATGCCAACAAAACGGGCTACGGTGCTGCTGACGTTATTTACGCCGGCGATCTGACGAAGTGGAAGAAGTTTGCCTACTCGATGATGCTACGGCTGGGTATGCGTCTGACGAAAGTCGATGCGGCTAAAGCTGAAACCTACGTGAAGAAGGCTATCGCTAGTGGTGTCATGACGAGCAACGCCGACATCGCGAAAGTGGTGCACGCTGAAGGGAACGACAACACCCGGAACCTGGATGGCAACACCCTGCGTACGCAGGAGTACGATGCTGCCAACCTGCGGGGCCGGGCGAACAGCAAACTGAGCCGGACGTTTGTTAACTTCCTGAAGAACAACAACGATCCACGTCTGCCCTTCATCGCTACGCTGTGGCAGGGTAACGCTAACCCCGCGCAGGAAGCAACGGCTACGGACCCGGCTAAGCAAAAAGGCTTGCCGAACGGCTACGACGCACAGACGATCCGCCAGGCTATTCCCGGCTGGGGAACGACGGACTCGCTGTCGCTGTATTCCGAAGCGAACCTGAACAAAATCGCTAGTAATGCGGCACCAACCGTGTTCCAGAGCTATGCTGAAGTTGAGTACCTGCTGGCCGAAGCGGCTCTGCGGGGCTGGGGCGATGGCCAGGCGGCTTCGCACTACAACAAAGGTGTGACGGCAGCTATGAACATGATGTCGCTGTACGGCGGCACGGTTACCCCCGCTGCGATCACGGCTTACCTGACGGCTCACCCTTACGTGGCAACGGGGACACAGGCGCAGCAGATGGAGCAGATCGGTACGCAGTACTGGGCGGTTAACTTTCTGAACTCGTACGAAGCCTATGCGAACTGGCGTCGGACGGGTTACCCAACCCTGACTCCTACGAACTATGTGGGTAACGAAACGAACGGTGTTATTCCCCGCCGTCTGCGGTATCCATCAACAGAGGGTAGTAAGAACGCGGCTCAGTACAACGCAGCTATTGCCGTACAGGGTCCTGACCTGTTCACTACTCGTATCTGGTGGGATAAGCAGTAA